The following are encoded together in the Lactuca sativa cultivar Salinas chromosome 1, Lsat_Salinas_v11, whole genome shotgun sequence genome:
- the LOC111882227 gene encoding uncharacterized protein LOC111882227, with protein sequence MDRKTLERSLNKLQEDGHCKCISFAIPSATNCGRKRTVDVILHPSVYKSEDLSDTVHEKIRSFEKLIRAQSFPRHTNGKSKSIPVLNNVERIPTKNDVQFQSETFIAMRENGFVLAKMVRVKLLHVFLWGYLTLDRSREDDVYEGKNQYSSCKLFELDSAIKAMPLELFLQVAGSPVKLDSMIEKCRNGIRLSDLPIQEYRSLMDTRATSRLSYLIDILRRLKLIRLIGGEFMETSVGPHTTTTATLRHSLELKPYIEEPVTVVLPSPGVNSFDLRPHVRHDFVLGSRKGVEEYWNTLEYCYSASDPKAALHAFPGSAVHEVFLSRSWAAVRVMTAHQRAELLKLVANDDSNQKISYKKCEKIAEDLNLTLEQVLRVFYDKRQKHKLKGATSTKDPPTNALITYKRKRSSKGKGKTTLMENLLEESSKVKHPKLFHEDNEISASRMDDMDAAADDDVALTEDEDGGQSYSVSKLQQPTRTERFPWTETTDRLLVIEYIRHRAALGAKFHRVEWSSLENLPAPPETCRRRMSALNRNNQFRKAVMRLCNMLSVRYAKHLEYSKNKTLIHNRKPPDVVIHPSNELDVDEKWDDFDNKDIKISLDEVLQYKQISKSAATKGGSNCPRFNEFDQTASIPRDELLDSGRREASGRRSRRRYLPKSYDNLMNRGKGFSTQTYKSLAVSNAIELFKLIFVSTAKAKAKAPAIPNLLAETLRRYSEHDLFTAFNYLRDRKFMVRGNDASHFVLSQQFLHGISSSPFPVNTGKRAVKMARWIHEKEDDLLEYGVNLPVDLQCGDVVHLCVLMCSGEVSLFPCLPDEGVGEIEELKKRKRECDDKQEQVCVEKTKKPKILDSEIFSRKEKGFPGIQLCLNRSFISRVDAITFSRDGDTCSSVSNSSPSSVHVASSESTWEAMSSYARHVASSGSFNPNMFQTVYSAIQKAGDQGLSMEGISQQEGGKMGEVIVEVLEAFGRVLKVNAYDYVHVVDSMYRSKYLLASSMASHQHQHQHQHEHDLPHLKEPQTSSINDELQQENHTDDEVHRVTILNRPEPEENETNKNVKASCSGTGAEEGFCIGDGDGYKPIVPWVNGDGSMNEIVYKGLVRRVLGIVMQNPGILEDQIISQMNVLNPQSCRKLLELMILDSHIRVRKMYASVSNEPPAMLRSLFGCSFNKPNLVFRQHFYANPTSIDCL encoded by the exons ATGGACAGAAAGACATTAGAACGCAGTTTAAATAAGCTTCAAGAAGACGGACATTGCAAATGCATTTCGTTTGCAATCCCTTCTGCCACAAACTGTGGTCGCAAACGTACAGTTGATGTGATCCTCCATCCATCTGTATACAAATCTGAAGACCTATCGGATACTGTTCATGAGAAAATTAGGTCATTTGAAAAGCTAATACGCGCCCAAAGTTTTCCCAGACATACAAATGGTAAATCAAAATCAATCCCGGTTTTAAATAACGTGGAGAGAATTCCTACAAAAAACGATGTTCAATTTCAATCCGAGACGTTTATAGCAATGAGGGAAAACGGTTTTGTTTTGGCAAAAATGGTTCGTGTAAAGCTGCTTCATGTTTTTCTGTGGGGGTATCTCACTCTTGATAGATCAAGAGAAGACGATGTATATGAAGGGAAGAACCAGTATAGTAGTTGCAAATTGTTTGAATTAGATTCAGCCATCAAGGCCATGCCACTTGAGTTGTTCTTGCAGGTTGCAGGGTCCCCTGTAAAACTCGATTCCATGATTGAGAAATGCCGGAATGGAATACGTCTTTCCGATCTTCCGATTCAGGAGTATAGGTCTCTCATGGATACTCGAGCCACTTCACGTCTTTCGTATCTTATTGACATCTTAAGACGCCTGAAGTTGATACGATTAATTGGTGGAGAATTTATGGAGACTTCTGTGGGCCCACATACTACTACTACTGCTACTCTTAGACATTCGCTAGAACTTAAGCCTTACATTGAGGAACCTGTCACAGTTGTTTTGCCATCGCCAGGTGTCAATTCTTTTGATCTTCGTCCTCATGTCAGACATGATTTTGTTCTTGGAAGTAGAAAAGGTGTTGAGGAATACTGGAATACTTTGGAGTATTGTTATTCTGCTTCTGATCCAAAAGCTGCTTTGCATGCATTCCCTGGATCTGCTGTTCATGAG GTATTCCTTTCACGTTCATGGGCAGCAGTCCGAGTTATGACAGCTCATCAGCGGGCTGAGCTGTTAAAACTTGTGGCAAATGACGACtcaaatcaaaaaatatcataCAAAAAGTGTGAGAAGATTGCAGAGGATCTTAATTTGACCTTGGAACAG GTGCTTCGTGTATTCTATGATAAGAGACAAAAGCATAAACTAAAGGGAGCAACAAGCACCAAAGATCCACCAACAAATGCTTTAATTACTTACAAAAGAAAAAGGTCAtcgaaaggaaaaggaaagacaACTTTAATGGAAAATCTACTTGAAGAGTCTAGCAAAGTGAAGCATCCCAAATTGTTCCATGAAGATAATGAAATTTCAGCGAGTAGAATGGATGACATGGATGCTGCTGCTGATGATGACGTGGCACTAACTGAAGATGAAGACGGTGGTCAGTCTTACTCTGTGTCAAAGCTACAGCAGCCTACACGTACGGAAAGGTTTCCATGGACAGAAACAACAGACAG GTTGTTGGTGATTGAGTACATAAGACATCGCGCTGCACTCGGAGCAAAATTTCATCGTGTAGAATGGAGCTCACTTGAAAATCTCCCAGCGCCTCCTGAAACATGCAGAAGAAGAATGTCAGCTCTGAACAGAAACAATCAGTTCAGAAAAGCTGTAATGAGACTCTGTAACATGCTTAGTGTCAGATACGCAAAGCATCTAGAATATTCCAAGAACAAAACACTCATTCATAATCGAAAACCTCCTGATGTTGTTATTCATCCTTCAAATGAGTTGGATGTTGATGAAAAATGGGATGATTTTGACAATAAAGATATAAAAATATCCCTAGACGAGGTCCTTCAGTACAAACAAATTTCCAAATCTGCAGCAACTAAAGGTGGATCCAACTGTCCTCGATTCAAT GAATTTGATCAAACCGCCTCCATACCTAGAGACGAGCTTTTAGATAGTGGAAGGAGGGAAGCTTCTGGAAGAAGATCAAGAAGACGTTATCTGCCTAAAAGCTATGACAATCTTATGAACAGAGGAAAAGGTTTTAGTACACAAACCTACAAATCATTAGCAGTTTCTAATGCAATCGAGCTTTTCAAGCTTATATTTGTAAGCACTgcaaaagcaaaagcaaaagcTCCAGCTATCCCAAACCTGTTAGCTGAAACATTGAGACGATATTCAGAACATGATCTTTTTACAGCATTTAATTACCTCAGAGACAGAAAATTCATGGTCAGGGGTAATGATGCGAGTCATTTTGTACTCTCGCAGCAGTTTTTACATGGTATTTCATCTTCTCCGTTTCCTGTTAATACTGGAAAAAGAGCTGTGAAGATGGCGAGGTGGATTCATGAAAAAGAAGATGATTTGTTAGAGTATGGAGTAAATCTACCTGTTGACCTTCAGTGTGGTGATGTTGTTCATTTATGTGTGCTGATGTGTTCAGGGGAAGTGTCGTTGTTCCCTTGTTTGCCTGATGAAGGCGTTGGGGAGATTGAGGAGTTAAAGAAACGTAAACGTGAATGTGATGATAaacaagaacaagtgtgtgttgaaAAAACTAAAAAGCCGAAAATATTAGACAGTGAGATTTTTTCACGTAAAGAAAAAGGTTTTCCAGGTATTCAGTTATGTTTAAACCGTAGTTTTATTTCAAGAGTTGATGCAATTACATTCTCTAGAGACGGAGACACTTGTTCTTCTGTTTCCAATTCATCACCTTCTTCTGTACACGTGGCATCTTCTGAGTCAACATGGGAAGCTATGAGTAGCTATGCAAGACACGTGGCATCTTCTGGGTCTTTTAATCCGAATATGTTTCAAACTGTGTATTCAGCCATCCAAAAGGCTGGTGACCAAGGGTTAAGCATGGAAGGTATCTCCCAACAAGAAG GGGGAAAGATGGGAGAAGTTATTGTTGAGGTGCTTGAGGCATTTGGGCGGGTTTTAAAGGTGAATGCTTATGATTATGTCCATGTTGTTGATTCCATGTATCGATCAAAATACCTTTTGGCCTCCTCAATGGCATCCCATcaacaccaacaccaacaccaacaTGAACATGATCTTCCTCATCTGAAGGAGCCACAGACCTCCTCCATTAATGATGAGTTACAGCAAGAAAATCATACTGATGATGAGGTGCACAGAGTCACCATTTTAAACCGCCCAGAACCAGAAGAAAACGAAACAAACAAGAATGTGAAAGCAAGTTGTTCAGGAACAGGGGCAGAAGAGGGATTTTGtattggtgatggtgatggttatAAGCCAATTGTGCCTTGGGTAAATGGAGATGGGAGTATGAATGAGATTGTTTACAAGGGACTTGTACGCCGTGTTCTTGGTATTGTGATGCAAAATCCTGGGATTTTGGAGGACCAAATCATAAGCCAGATGAATGTTCTAAATCCTCAG AGCTGTAGAAAGTTATTGGAGCTGATGATTCTGGATAGTCATATCAGGGTGAGGAAGATGTATGCATCTGTATCAAATGAGCCCCCAGCCATGTTACGCTCTCTTTTTGGTTGCAGTTTTAACAAACCAAATCTGGTTTTTAGACAACATTTTTATGCAAACCCTACAAGTATCGACTGTTTGTAG